In Silene latifolia isolate original U9 population chromosome X, ASM4854445v1, whole genome shotgun sequence, the following proteins share a genomic window:
- the LOC141620475 gene encoding uncharacterized protein LOC141620475: MTRLWQTKGTIVANVLDAKEKVFIFKFENEKDRSKIIDGQSWHFDKFIWCFNEPNGEGKLTETPLYHVPLWTRVYDLPIKGRTNEANLRHLGAQLGQFVSSEDSSSPEIDRAVRLRIVHDVRKPLKKYVGVRMAKGNLIEFKVKYERLPIFCYDCGRLGHGEKDCEEGPYEEGELQFGEELRASPWKPVKTVADTSKGRGRSLSAEMENEHQRREEEAVQHLIDKL; the protein is encoded by the coding sequence ATGACAAGACTTTGGCAAACGAAAGGTACGATTGTTGCAAATGTCCTTGATGCTAAAGAGAAAGTTTTTATCTTTAAGTTTGAAAATGAGAAGGATAGATCTAAGATTATTGACGGACAATCGTGGCATTTCGATAAGTTTATATGGTGTTTTAATGAACCAAATGGAGAAGGGAAACTTACCGAGACACCTCTGTACCATGTTCCTTTGTGGACAAGGGTGTATGATCTTCCTATAAAGGGCAGAACCAATGAGGCTAATCTTCGACATTTAGGGGCGCAATTAGGGCAGTTTGTGAGTAGTGAGGATTCGTCATCACCCGAGATCGATAGAGCAGTTAGATTGAGGATTGTACATGATGTTAGGAAACCTCTTAAGAAGTATGTGGGTGTTCGAATGGCCAAAGGTAACCTGATTGAATTCAAAGTAAAATACGAGCGACTTCCTATCTTTTGCTATGATTGTGGACGGTTAGGACATGGAGAGAAGGATTGCGAGGAGGGGCCGTATGAGGAGGGAGAGTTGCAGTTTGGTGAGGAGCTCAGAGCCTCGCCGTGGAAGCCTGTCAAAACTGTGGCAGACACTTCGAAGGGGAGAGGAAGGTCTTTAAGTGCGGAAATGGAGAATGAACATCAGCGGAGGGAAGAGGAGGCAGTGCAACATCTTATTGACAAACTCTAA